In one Salipiger abyssi genomic region, the following are encoded:
- a CDS encoding tyrosine recombinase XerC has translation MSLEISPAARDALEGWIAAARALKGAAENTVTAYRADVAEFIAFLTAHHAEPQGLAPLARVTTSDMRAFMAHLRGSGAAPRSMARKLSAVKSFYRWLAEREGFEPTAVLSARAPKFQKKLPRPLAEDAARAMIDSVSMQATDGWIGARDAAVVTLLYGCGLRISEALGLMGRDWPMGDTLRIVGKGGKERIVPVLPVARAAVATYLQLCPHEMAPDAPLFRGKRGGALNPRLIQKVTEKARMQLGLPATATPHAMRHSFATHLLAAGGDLRAIQELLGHASLSTTQAYTSVDTVHLMKVYEATHPKAG, from the coding sequence ATGAGCCTGGAGATCTCGCCCGCCGCGCGCGACGCGCTGGAGGGCTGGATCGCTGCCGCGCGGGCGCTGAAGGGCGCCGCCGAGAACACCGTCACCGCCTATCGCGCCGATGTGGCGGAGTTCATCGCCTTCCTCACCGCGCATCACGCCGAGCCGCAGGGGCTGGCGCCGCTGGCGCGGGTGACCACCTCCGACATGCGCGCCTTCATGGCGCATCTGCGCGGCAGCGGCGCCGCGCCGCGCTCGATGGCGCGCAAGCTTTCGGCGGTGAAGAGCTTCTACCGCTGGCTGGCCGAGCGCGAGGGGTTCGAGCCCACCGCCGTGCTTTCCGCCCGCGCCCCCAAGTTCCAGAAGAAACTGCCCCGCCCGCTGGCCGAGGATGCCGCCCGCGCGATGATCGACAGCGTGAGCATGCAGGCCACAGACGGCTGGATCGGCGCCCGCGACGCGGCGGTGGTGACGCTGCTCTATGGCTGCGGGCTGCGGATCTCCGAGGCGCTGGGGCTCATGGGGCGCGACTGGCCCATGGGCGACACGCTGCGCATTGTCGGCAAGGGCGGCAAGGAGCGCATCGTGCCGGTACTGCCGGTGGCGCGCGCGGCCGTCGCGACCTATCTCCAGCTCTGCCCCCATGAGATGGCGCCCGACGCGCCGCTCTTTCGCGGCAAGCGCGGCGGCGCGCTGAACCCGCGCCTCATCCAGAAAGTGACCGAGAAGGCCCGGATGCAGCTCGGCCTGCCCGCCACCGCCACGCCGCATGCGATGCGCCACAGCTTTGCCACCCATTTGCTGGCGGCGGGCGGCGATCTGCGGGCGATTCAGGAGCTTCTGGGCCATGCCTCGCTGTCGACGACCCAGGCCTATACCTCGGTCGACACGGTGCATCTGATGAAGGTCTACGAGGCCACGCACCCCAAGGCAGGCTGA
- a CDS encoding antibiotic biosynthesis monooxygenase family protein, translated as MPEITSPSACQTVITTFETTPGTCQDLLDALHDAYESFISKQPGFIAAGLHVNDAQTRIANYSQWTRREDFQAMLRSAEMRKRNRDINELCRSFEPVMYDVEAVFG; from the coding sequence ATGCCAGAGATCACCAGCCCGAGCGCCTGTCAGACCGTCATCACCACATTCGAGACCACGCCCGGCACCTGCCAGGACCTGCTCGATGCGCTGCACGACGCCTATGAGAGCTTTATCTCGAAACAGCCCGGTTTCATCGCCGCGGGGCTGCATGTGAACGATGCGCAGACGCGCATCGCCAATTATTCGCAATGGACCCGGCGCGAGGATTTCCAGGCGATGCTGCGCAGCGCCGAGATGCGCAAGCGCAACCGCGACATCAACGAGCTGTGCCGCAGCTTCGAGCCGGTGATGTATGATGTGGAGGCGGTCTTCGGTTAG
- a CDS encoding universal stress protein encodes MYKKILVPIAFDSDAKAEAAVAVARELADDDATITLLHVMEHIPGYAISYMPPDYLAQSRAAVQSELDAMASKLGHATGIVVEGHSGRTILDYAEDNGTDLIVIASHRPGMGDLLMGSTATQVVRHAKCAVHVLR; translated from the coding sequence ATGTACAAAAAGATACTGGTGCCCATTGCATTCGACAGCGACGCCAAGGCGGAGGCGGCTGTGGCCGTTGCCCGCGAATTGGCGGATGACGATGCGACCATCACCTTGCTGCATGTGATGGAGCATATCCCCGGATACGCGATCAGCTACATGCCGCCGGATTACCTGGCGCAGTCGCGCGCCGCTGTGCAGTCGGAACTCGATGCCATGGCATCCAAGCTGGGCCATGCCACCGGGATCGTGGTCGAAGGCCATTCCGGTCGCACGATTCTAGATTACGCCGAGGATAACGGCACCGACCTGATCGTCATCGCCTCGCATCGTCCGGGGATGGGCGACCTGCTCATGGGCTCGACCGCCACGCAGGTGGTCCGTCACGCCAAATGCGCGGTGCATGTGCTGAGATGA
- the pssA gene encoding CDP-diacylglycerol--serine O-phosphatidyltransferase, whose protein sequence is MADEPKPDRGTEKLTLIQLLPNMLTVIAICAGLTAIRLGLQGSYEYAVQLILLAAVLDGMDGRLARALKSESGMGAELDSLADFLNFGVAPGFLLYTWALEDSRSFGWLAVLTFAVCAVVRLARFNVQRKSEDKAHDNAYFTGVPSPAGALLVMLPMFLSFAFASGPFLPDMVLALWMVAIGLSMISRIPTWSFKTTRIPRKNAKFFLVAVAFALAAAVTYAWITLVLFCLAYVATVIVMLPRRRRAKTDD, encoded by the coding sequence ATGGCGGATGAGCCGAAACCGGATCGCGGCACGGAAAAGCTGACCCTGATCCAGCTGCTGCCCAATATGCTGACGGTGATCGCGATCTGCGCCGGGCTGACCGCGATCCGGCTGGGGCTTCAGGGCTCCTACGAATATGCGGTGCAGCTCATCCTGCTGGCGGCGGTGCTCGACGGCATGGACGGAAGGCTCGCCCGCGCGCTGAAATCGGAAAGCGGCATGGGCGCGGAGCTCGACAGCCTCGCGGATTTCCTGAATTTCGGCGTGGCGCCGGGCTTTCTGCTCTATACCTGGGCGCTGGAGGACAGCCGCAGCTTTGGCTGGCTGGCAGTGCTGACCTTTGCGGTCTGCGCGGTGGTGCGTCTGGCGCGGTTCAACGTGCAGCGCAAATCCGAGGACAAGGCGCATGACAACGCCTATTTCACCGGCGTGCCCTCCCCCGCCGGCGCGCTGCTGGTGATGCTGCCGATGTTCCTCAGCTTCGCTTTCGCCTCGGGGCCGTTCCTGCCGGATATGGTGCTGGCGCTGTGGATGGTGGCGATCGGCCTGTCGATGATCAGCCGCATCCCCACCTGGTCGTTCAAGACCACCCGCATCCCGCGCAAGAACGCCAAGTTTTTCCTCGTCGCCGTGGCCTTTGCCCTGGCCGCCGCCGTGACCTATGCCTGGATCACGCTGGTGCTCTTCTGCCTGGCCTATGTGGCCACGGTGATCGTGATGCTGCCGCGCCGGCGGCGAGCGAAGACGGACGACTGA
- a CDS encoding cytochrome c1: MFKKLALSTAMALGLATGGAYAAGEGGHVEDFSFSFEGPFGTYDQAQLQRGLQIYTEVCSACHGMKFVPLRTLGDEGGPHLPEDQVRAYAEQNFEVFDEELDDFRPARPTDHFPANTSMGAPDLSLMAKARAGFHGPYGTGLSQLFNGMGGAEYIASILTGYTGEEKEEAGTLFYENHAFSTGWISMAPPLMGEDVEYADGHPNSLEHEAQDVAAFLMWAAEPKMMARKHAGFVGVIFLTVLSVLLYLTNKRIWRPVKHKES, encoded by the coding sequence ATGTTCAAGAAACTTGCCCTTTCGACCGCGATGGCCCTCGGCCTGGCCACCGGCGGCGCCTATGCCGCCGGCGAGGGTGGCCATGTGGAGGATTTCAGCTTCTCCTTCGAGGGGCCCTTCGGCACCTATGACCAGGCGCAGCTGCAACGCGGGCTCCAGATCTACACCGAGGTCTGCTCGGCCTGCCACGGCATGAAATTCGTCCCGCTGCGCACGCTGGGGGATGAGGGCGGCCCGCACCTCCCCGAGGATCAGGTCCGCGCCTATGCCGAGCAGAATTTCGAGGTCTTCGATGAAGAGCTCGACGATTTCCGCCCGGCCCGTCCGACCGACCATTTCCCGGCGAACACCTCGATGGGCGCGCCCGACCTGTCGCTGATGGCCAAGGCGCGCGCGGGCTTTCACGGCCCCTACGGCACCGGCCTGAGCCAGCTCTTCAACGGCATGGGCGGCGCGGAATACATCGCCTCGATCCTCACCGGCTATACCGGCGAGGAGAAAGAAGAGGCCGGCACGCTGTTCTACGAGAACCACGCCTTCTCCACCGGCTGGATCTCGATGGCGCCGCCGCTGATGGGCGAGGACGTGGAATATGCCGACGGCCACCCGAACTCGCTGGAGCACGAGGCGCAGGACGTCGCCGCCTTCCTGATGTGGGCAGCCGAGCCGAAGATGATGGCGCGCAAGCATGCGGGCTTTGTCGGAGTGATCTTCCTCACCGTGCTCTCGGTGCTGCTCTACCTCACCAACAAGCGCATCTGGCGCCCGGTCAAGCACAAGGAAAGCTGA
- a CDS encoding DUF484 family protein: MSSTPETITDTLREEIISRPDMILDDRDLMQALIAANERSMGGNIVDLRGIAMERLESRLDRLEDTHRSVIAAAYENLAGTNQIHRAILRMLDPIAFEPFLHDLGGEVADILRVDMVRLVLESAQNDSDPAIRRLGDVLSVAEPGFIEEYLSGGSGAPQRQVTLRQLHEGDARIYGDKAGWMRSEACLKLDFGAGRLPGLLVMGSEDPHMFTPQQGTDLLAFFAGVFERAMRRWLS; the protein is encoded by the coding sequence ATGAGCAGCACACCTGAGACGATCACCGATACCCTGCGCGAGGAGATCATCTCGCGCCCGGACATGATCCTGGACGACCGCGACCTGATGCAGGCGCTCATTGCCGCGAACGAGCGGTCAATGGGCGGCAATATCGTCGATCTGCGCGGCATCGCGATGGAGCGGCTGGAATCCCGGCTCGACCGGCTGGAGGACACCCACCGCAGCGTCATCGCCGCCGCCTACGAGAACCTCGCCGGCACCAACCAGATCCACCGCGCCATCCTGCGCATGCTCGATCCCATCGCCTTCGAGCCTTTCCTCCACGATCTCGGCGGGGAAGTGGCCGATATCCTGAGGGTCGACATGGTGCGGCTGGTGCTGGAATCGGCGCAGAACGACAGCGACCCGGCGATCCGGCGGCTGGGCGATGTGCTCTCGGTGGCCGAGCCCGGCTTTATCGAGGAGTATCTCTCGGGCGGCAGCGGCGCGCCGCAGCGCCAGGTCACGCTGCGCCAGCTTCACGAGGGCGACGCGCGGATCTATGGCGACAAAGCCGGCTGGATGCGCTCGGAGGCCTGCCTGAAGCTCGATTTCGGCGCCGGTCGCCTGCCCGGCCTGCTGGTCATGGGCTCGGAGGATCCGCATATGTTCACGCCGCAACAGGGCACCGACCTGCTGGCCTTCTTCGCCGGGGTGTTCGAGCGCGCCATGCGGCGCTGGCTGTCATGA
- a CDS encoding outer membrane beta-barrel protein — MKTLILSATVTVATLAASQVAAQDFEISVYTGWQTAPHSRVSGEYPGTGADYDALIGWDGKSFEMPPYYGIRGTWWRTETFGLAVEMTHSKVYAPDDERKDLGFDRMEFTDGHNILTVNAMKRWPDQWGSATPYVGAGLGIAVPHVDVKTTAGDKTYGYQLTGPAAKLLAGISYPVSDRFSVFGEYQFTYSSNEADLDGGGSLETDIKTNALNFGISMKF, encoded by the coding sequence ATGAAAACACTGATTCTCTCAGCGACCGTCACGGTCGCAACCCTCGCCGCATCGCAGGTGGCGGCGCAGGATTTCGAAATCTCGGTCTATACCGGCTGGCAGACCGCGCCGCACAGCCGTGTCTCGGGAGAGTATCCCGGGACCGGCGCCGATTACGATGCGCTCATCGGCTGGGACGGCAAGAGCTTTGAGATGCCGCCTTATTACGGCATCCGTGGCACCTGGTGGCGGACCGAAACCTTCGGTCTGGCCGTCGAGATGACCCACTCGAAGGTCTATGCGCCCGATGACGAGCGCAAGGATCTGGGCTTCGACCGGATGGAATTCACCGACGGCCACAACATCCTGACGGTGAACGCGATGAAACGCTGGCCCGACCAGTGGGGCAGTGCCACGCCCTATGTCGGCGCCGGCCTCGGCATCGCGGTGCCGCATGTGGACGTCAAGACCACTGCGGGCGACAAGACCTATGGCTACCAGCTGACCGGCCCGGCGGCGAAGCTGCTGGCGGGGATCAGCTATCCGGTGAGCGACCGGTTCTCGGTCTTTGGCGAATACCAGTTCACCTATTCCAGCAACGAGGCCGATCTCGACGGCGGCGGCTCGCTGGAGACCGACATCAAGACCAATGCGCTGAATTTCGGCATTTCGATGAAGTTCTGA
- a CDS encoding alkylphosphonate utilization protein, giving the protein MADQDEDWVYDEASGEWRPASEIAAEQSVEVRDAAGNLLADGDSVVLTKDLKVKGAGQTLKQGTVIRSIRLTDNPEEVDCRHDTIKGLVLRTEFVKKR; this is encoded by the coding sequence ATGGCCGATCAGGACGAAGACTGGGTCTATGACGAGGCCAGCGGCGAATGGCGCCCCGCCTCGGAGATCGCGGCAGAGCAGAGCGTCGAGGTGCGCGACGCGGCGGGCAACCTGCTTGCCGACGGCGATTCCGTGGTGCTGACCAAGGATCTCAAGGTCAAGGGCGCGGGGCAGACGCTGAAACAAGGCACGGTGATCCGCTCGATCCGGCTCACGGACAACCCCGAAGAGGTCGATTGCCGGCACGACACGATCAAGGGCCTGGTGCTGCGCACCGAGTTCGTCAAGAAACGCTGA
- a CDS encoding phosphatidylserine decarboxylase, with protein sequence MRMRDTFLKPMHPEGRKFVGAFAVATLVLFLIWEPLGWIGTGLTIWCYYFFRDPERVTPNRQGLVISPADGVVSLIEPAVPPAELGMGPEPLTRVSVFMSVFNCHVNRAPVAGELIRLAYRPGKFLNASLDKASEDNERNALRIRMQDGREIAVVQIAGLVARRIMWWKKEGDWLDRGERFGLIRFGSRLDVYLPRGVAPQVSLGQTMVAGETVIADLTEGDGHGG encoded by the coding sequence ATGCGGATGCGCGACACCTTCCTCAAACCGATGCACCCCGAGGGGCGCAAATTCGTCGGCGCCTTCGCCGTGGCCACGCTGGTGCTGTTCCTGATCTGGGAACCGCTGGGCTGGATCGGCACCGGGCTCACGATCTGGTGCTATTATTTCTTCCGCGATCCCGAGCGCGTCACCCCCAACCGCCAGGGTCTTGTCATCAGCCCCGCCGACGGGGTGGTGTCGCTGATCGAGCCCGCCGTGCCGCCGGCCGAGCTGGGCATGGGGCCCGAGCCGCTGACCCGGGTCTCGGTCTTCATGTCGGTCTTCAACTGCCATGTGAACCGCGCGCCCGTCGCCGGCGAGCTCATCCGCCTCGCCTATCGCCCCGGCAAGTTCCTCAACGCCTCGCTCGACAAGGCGTCGGAAGACAATGAGCGCAACGCGCTGCGCATCCGCATGCAGGACGGGCGCGAGATCGCCGTGGTGCAGATCGCCGGGCTCGTGGCGCGCCGCATCATGTGGTGGAAGAAGGAAGGCGACTGGCTCGACCGGGGCGAACGCTTTGGCCTCATCCGCTTCGGTTCGCGGCTCGATGTCTACCTGCCGCGCGGTGTGGCCCCGCAGGTCTCGCTGGGGCAGACCATGGTCGCCGGCGAGACGGTGATCGCCGATCTGACGGAAGGCGACGGCCATGGCGGATGA
- the petA gene encoding ubiquinol-cytochrome c reductase iron-sulfur subunit encodes MTQAEDHEGTRRDFLYYATAGAGVVTAGAAIWPLVNQMNPSADVRALSTIRVDVSGVSTGTQLTVKWLGKPVFIRRRTEAEIENAREVTVDQLVDPMARNANVDGAADASDTNRTLDEAGEWLVMMGVCTHLGCVPLGNAGEFTAGGVGGWFCPCHGSHYDTAGRIRKGPAPENLPVPTAEFVEETTILLG; translated from the coding sequence GTGACACAAGCAGAAGATCACGAAGGCACCCGGAGGGATTTCCTCTACTACGCCACCGCCGGTGCCGGCGTCGTCACCGCCGGCGCTGCCATCTGGCCGCTGGTAAACCAAATGAACCCCTCGGCGGATGTGCGCGCACTCAGCACAATCCGCGTTGACGTCTCCGGCGTTTCGACCGGCACGCAGCTCACCGTGAAGTGGCTGGGCAAGCCGGTCTTCATCCGCCGCCGCACCGAGGCCGAGATCGAGAATGCCCGTGAGGTCACGGTCGATCAGCTCGTCGACCCGATGGCGCGCAACGCCAATGTCGACGGCGCTGCCGATGCCTCGGACACGAACCGCACGCTGGACGAAGCCGGCGAGTGGCTGGTGATGATGGGCGTCTGCACCCATCTCGGCTGCGTGCCGCTGGGCAACGCGGGCGAATTCACCGCCGGCGGCGTCGGCGGCTGGTTCTGCCCCTGCCACGGCTCGCATTACGACACGGCCGGCCGCATCCGCAAAGGCCCCGCACCCGAGAACCTGCCGGTTCCCACAGCGGAATTCGTCGAAGAAACCACGATCCTGCTGGGATAA
- the petB gene encoding cytochrome b, protein MAGIPHDHYEPKTAPETWLHKRLPIVGLLYDTIMIPTPKNLNWMWIWGIVLTFCLALQIVTGIVLVMHYTPHVDQAFASVEHIMRDVNGGFMLRYLHANGASLFFVAVYLHIFRGLYYGSYKAPREVTWIIGMLIYLCMMGTAFMGYVLPWGQMSFWGATVITGLFGAIPFIGEPIQTWLLGGPAVDNATLNRFFSLHYLLPFVIAALVAVHIWAFHTTGNNNPTGVEVRRTSKAEAEKDTLPFWPYFVIKDIFALAVVLAVFWAIVGFMPNYLGHPDNYVEANPLSTPAHIVPEWYFLPFYAILRAFTSEVWVVQIASFLTGGIVDAKFFGVLAMFGAIIAMALAPWLDTSSVRSGKYRPQFKWWFWLLVIDFIALMWLGAMPAEEPYASFSLIGAAYWFGYFFVILPLLGVFEKPLPQPATIEEDFDAHYGKSSETGATSATPAE, encoded by the coding sequence ATGGCCGGAATTCCGCACGACCATTACGAACCCAAGACCGCACCCGAGACCTGGCTGCACAAGCGCCTGCCGATCGTCGGTCTTCTCTATGACACCATCATGATCCCCACACCCAAGAACCTGAACTGGATGTGGATCTGGGGCATCGTGCTCACCTTCTGCCTGGCGCTGCAAATCGTCACCGGCATCGTGCTGGTGATGCATTACACGCCGCATGTGGACCAGGCCTTCGCCTCGGTCGAGCACATCATGCGCGACGTGAACGGCGGCTTCATGCTGCGCTATCTGCACGCAAACGGCGCCTCGCTGTTCTTCGTCGCGGTCTACCTGCACATCTTCCGCGGCCTCTATTACGGCTCCTACAAAGCCCCGCGCGAGGTGACCTGGATCATCGGCATGCTGATCTACCTGTGCATGATGGGCACCGCCTTCATGGGCTACGTGCTGCCCTGGGGTCAGATGTCGTTCTGGGGCGCCACGGTGATCACCGGCCTCTTCGGCGCGATCCCCTTCATCGGCGAGCCGATCCAGACCTGGCTGCTGGGCGGACCGGCGGTGGACAACGCCACGCTGAACCGCTTCTTCTCGCTGCACTACCTGCTGCCCTTCGTGATCGCCGCCCTCGTGGCCGTGCACATCTGGGCCTTCCACACCACGGGCAACAACAACCCCACCGGTGTCGAAGTGCGCCGCACCTCCAAGGCGGAGGCCGAGAAGGACACCCTGCCCTTCTGGCCGTATTTCGTGATCAAGGACATCTTCGCCCTGGCGGTTGTCCTGGCGGTGTTCTGGGCGATCGTCGGCTTCATGCCGAACTATCTCGGCCACCCCGACAACTATGTCGAAGCCAACCCGCTCTCGACGCCCGCGCATATCGTTCCGGAATGGTACTTCCTGCCCTTCTACGCGATCCTGCGCGCCTTCACCTCCGAGGTCTGGGTGGTGCAGATCGCATCGTTCCTCACGGGCGGCATCGTCGACGCCAAGTTCTTCGGCGTGCTGGCCATGTTCGGCGCCATCATCGCCATGGCCCTGGCGCCCTGGCTCGACACTTCCTCGGTGCGCTCGGGCAAGTACCGCCCGCAGTTCAAGTGGTGGTTCTGGCTGCTGGTGATCGACTTCATCGCGCTGATGTGGCTCGGCGCCATGCCGGCCGAAGAGCCCTATGCCAGCTTCTCGCTGATCGGGGCGGCCTACTGGTTCGGCTATTTCTTCGTGATCCTGCCGCTGCTGGGCGTGTTCGAAAAGCCGCTGCCGCAGCCCGCGACCATCGAGGAAGACTTCGACGCCCATTACGGCAAGTCCTCGGAAACCGGCGCCACCTCGGCGACCCCGGCCGAGTGA
- the tuf gene encoding elongation factor Tu translates to MAKEKFERGKPHCNIGTIGHVDHGKTTLTAAITKYFGDFRAYDQIDGAPEEKARGITISTAHVEYETENRHYAHVDCPGHADYVKNMITGAAQMDGAILVVNAADGPMPQTREHILLGRQVGIPAMVVFLNKVDQVDDEELLELVEMEVRELLSEYDFPGDDVPIIAGSALAAMEGRDPEIGENKIKELMAAVDEYIPQPERAVDQPFLMPIEDVFSISGRGTVVTGRVERGVVNVGDELEIVGIRDTRKTTCTGVEMFRKLLDRGEAGDNIGALLRGIDRDGVERGQVLCKPGSVKPHTKFECEVYILTKDEGGRHTPFFANYRPQFYFRTTDVTGTVTLPEGTEMVMPGDNLKFTVELIAPIAMEDGLRFAIREGGRTVGSGVVSKILE, encoded by the coding sequence ATGGCAAAGGAAAAGTTTGAGCGCGGCAAACCGCACTGCAACATCGGCACGATCGGTCACGTTGACCACGGCAAGACGACGCTGACGGCGGCGATCACGAAGTATTTCGGTGACTTCCGCGCCTACGACCAGATCGACGGCGCGCCGGAAGAGAAAGCCCGCGGCATCACGATCTCGACCGCTCACGTGGAGTACGAGACCGAAAACCGTCACTACGCCCACGTCGACTGCCCCGGCCACGCCGACTATGTGAAGAACATGATCACCGGCGCCGCGCAGATGGACGGCGCGATCCTGGTGGTGAACGCCGCCGACGGCCCGATGCCGCAGACCCGCGAGCACATCCTGCTCGGCCGTCAGGTGGGCATCCCCGCCATGGTGGTGTTCCTCAACAAGGTCGACCAGGTGGACGACGAGGAACTGCTCGAGCTGGTCGAGATGGAAGTGCGCGAGCTGCTCTCCGAATACGACTTCCCGGGCGACGACGTTCCGATCATCGCGGGCTCGGCGCTTGCGGCGATGGAAGGCCGCGATCCGGAAATCGGCGAGAACAAGATCAAGGAACTGATGGCCGCTGTGGATGAGTACATCCCGCAGCCCGAGCGCGCTGTCGACCAGCCGTTCCTGATGCCGATCGAAGACGTGTTCTCGATCTCGGGCCGCGGCACCGTGGTCACCGGCCGTGTGGAGCGTGGCGTTGTGAACGTCGGCGACGAACTGGAAATCGTCGGCATCCGCGACACCCGGAAGACCACCTGCACCGGTGTGGAAATGTTCCGCAAGCTGCTCGACCGCGGTGAAGCCGGCGACAACATTGGCGCGCTGCTGCGCGGCATCGACCGTGACGGCGTCGAGCGTGGCCAGGTTCTCTGCAAGCCGGGCTCGGTGAAGCCGCACACCAAGTTCGAGTGCGAGGTCTACATCCTGACCAAGGACGAGGGTGGCCGTCACACGCCGTTCTTTGCGAACTACCGTCCGCAGTTCTACTTCCGCACGACGGACGTGACCGGCACCGTGACGCTGCCCGAGGGCACCGAGATGGTGATGCCGGGCGACAACCTTAAGTTCACGGTTGAGCTGATCGCGCCGATCGCCATGGAAGACGGCCTGCGCTTCGCCATCCGCGAAGGCGGCCGCACCGTCGGCTCCGGCGTCGTCTCCAAGATCCTCGAGTAA
- a CDS encoding glutathione S-transferase: MKLLTSAASPFVRKVLVTLHETGQIDEVETIDVHNTPLAPHPAVAAANPTGKIPALIRSDAPALYDSRVICRYLDHRAEAGLYPENRIWDTLTLEATADGILDAAVLIIYEERFRPTEKVSMEWIEGQWTKVSRALDALNTRWMSHLNGRMDMGHIAIGCALGYLDFRHDARQWRTGRDALAGWYAGFAERPSMLATAPKA, encoded by the coding sequence ATGAAACTCCTGACATCCGCGGCCTCCCCCTTCGTCCGCAAGGTGCTCGTCACGCTGCACGAAACCGGCCAGATCGACGAGGTCGAGACCATCGACGTGCACAACACGCCGCTCGCACCGCATCCGGCTGTCGCCGCGGCCAATCCGACCGGCAAGATCCCGGCGCTGATCCGCTCCGACGCGCCGGCGCTCTATGACAGCCGCGTCATCTGCCGCTATCTCGATCACCGCGCCGAGGCCGGGCTCTATCCCGAAAACCGCATCTGGGACACGCTGACGCTGGAGGCCACCGCCGACGGTATCCTCGACGCCGCCGTACTCATCATCTACGAAGAGCGTTTCCGCCCGACGGAAAAGGTCTCGATGGAGTGGATCGAAGGCCAATGGACCAAGGTCTCCCGCGCCCTCGACGCGCTCAACACCCGCTGGATGAGCCACCTGAACGGTCGCATGGATATGGGTCATATCGCCATCGGCTGCGCGCTCGGCTATCTCGACTTCCGCCACGACGCCCGCCAGTGGCGCACCGGGCGCGACGCGCTGGCCGGCTGGTACGCAGGCTTTGCCGAGCGTCCCTCGATGCTGGCCACCGCGCCCAAGGCCTGA
- a CDS encoding winged helix-turn-helix domain-containing protein, which produces MRYLIAETSWKLVSLSKAVADSGTLKTRCESGEEIEDFHSTGAQDLTVIDAGLLQRHSSLSRLRELQPAIPICVIARKPRPEQIAAWLTSGADMVIDEATPLPEMVARLASVARRAHGIAHPLLECGPLSLDLEARRVHMGTVTLSLSPKLYEILEFLALRSGRLASREALLNHVYGFENEPAPRVFDVYMCNLRTHLNGVAEALRIDTVRGSGYRLEVTERRKALRALAA; this is translated from the coding sequence ATGCGCTATCTGATTGCCGAAACGAGCTGGAAACTGGTGAGCCTGTCGAAGGCCGTGGCCGACAGCGGCACCCTGAAAACCCGCTGCGAGAGCGGCGAGGAGATCGAGGATTTCCACAGCACCGGCGCACAGGATCTGACGGTGATCGACGCCGGGCTGCTGCAACGGCACAGTTCGCTGAGCCGCCTGCGCGAGCTTCAGCCCGCCATCCCCATCTGCGTGATCGCGCGCAAGCCCCGCCCCGAGCAGATCGCCGCCTGGCTGACCTCCGGCGCCGATATGGTGATCGACGAGGCCACGCCGCTGCCCGAGATGGTGGCGCGGCTCGCCTCGGTCGCCCGCCGCGCGCACGGCATCGCACATCCGCTGCTGGAATGCGGCCCGCTCAGCCTCGATCTGGAGGCACGGCGCGTGCATATGGGCACGGTGACGCTGTCGCTCTCGCCGAAGCTTTACGAGATCCTCGAATTCCTCGCGCTGCGCTCGGGCCGGCTGGCCTCGCGCGAGGCGCTGCTCAACCATGTCTACGGGTTCGAGAACGAGCCGGCGCCCCGGGTCTTCGACGTCTATATGTGCAACCTGCGCACCCATCTGAACGGCGTCGCCGAGGCGCTGCGCATCGACACGGTGCGCGGCTCGGGCTACCGGCTCGAAGTCACCGAGCGGCGCAAGGCGCTTCGGGCGCTGGCCGCGTAA